The genomic DNA CAGCAAACGATCCTCGGCTACTTCAGGAACTCACGCTGGCCGGTGGCTTCCATGACGGACGACCACCAGTCGGAATTGATGTTGATACGCCTGCGTTCTGCGGCGACAAGATGCAACGGGAGGTGGACCATACTGGACTTGAGCCTTGTGATGACCATGTCAGTCTTTCCTGCCATGGCGGCGTGCACGGCATTTTGGCCAAGAAACCCGCAATACACGCGGTCTCCGGCATTTGCCGGAATTGAGCGAATCAAATAACTGGGATCGATGAATTTTATGTTGATCTCGAAATTCCTTGATTCGGCATAGCCCTCAAGTTCGCGGATAATGAGGCCGCAGATGTCGCCCAGCTTGGGATTGCCGGACGGGTCCCGTTCGGGTTCGCCGCCGAGAAGGTCCTGGCCGGCACCTTCGGCGCAGACGATTATCGTGTGCTTTCTTTCCTTGAGACGATCTTCCACGGCTTGAAGAAGCCCGCCTTCACCATGCAGGGAGAAGGGCTGTTCCGGAACAAGGAGAAAATTCACCTCCTGCATGGCCAGCGTAGCCTGAGCCGCGATGAAACCGGCCTCCCGGCCCATGAGCTTGACCAGTCCCACACCCATATCCATGCCCGTGGCTTCGACGTGGGCGCACTGAATGACTTCGGCCGCTTTTTCCACGGCGGTATCAAACCCGAAGGATCGGGTTATAAAGTTGATATCATTGTCGATGGTCTTGGGAATACCGATGACCGCGATGTTGCGCTTACGGGCGGATACCTCGTCGACGATGGCCCGAGCCGCACGCATGGCACCGTCGCCGCCGATGACGAAAAGGATGTTGATATTCAGCCGATCGAGGGAATCGACTATTTCCACGGGGTCTTGCAGACCGCGCGACGAGCCGAGGATGGTGCCGCCGAACTGGTGTATGTGGGACACCGACTCCGGCGTGAGCACCTTGACTTCGTAGCCGTACCTGGGAATGAAGCCGCGCAGCCCGTTGGTGATGCCGAGCACGTGGCGCACCCCGTAGTGGTAGTGGGCCTCGTTGACGATGGCGCGGATGACGTCGTTGATGCCGGGACAGATGCCGCCGCACGTGACCACGGCGCACCGGGCCTTGGAGGCGTCGAAGTAGATGCGCTCGCGCGGCCCGGCCTTTTCGAAGTCTTTTTGCAGGATATCCGTGTTCAGTTGGGTCAGCTCGCCGGCGGTGAGCATCAGCGTTACCGGCACGGATTCGTCCACGAATCTCGCGCTCTTGAGGGGCGACATGATCTTGGCCGCGCCAAGACTTGGTATCTCAGTACTGAAATCAAGTCGTTTCATAGTTGCGCTCCGTGTTGCGGATTACGCGCCGACGGTCATTCCTGCCAATACGTCAC from Pseudodesulfovibrio thermohalotolerans includes the following:
- a CDS encoding ATP-dependent 6-phosphofructokinase; its protein translation is MKRLDFSTEIPSLGAAKIMSPLKSARFVDESVPVTLMLTAGELTQLNTDILQKDFEKAGPRERIYFDASKARCAVVTCGGICPGINDVIRAIVNEAHYHYGVRHVLGITNGLRGFIPRYGYEVKVLTPESVSHIHQFGGTILGSSRGLQDPVEIVDSLDRLNINILFVIGGDGAMRAARAIVDEVSARKRNIAVIGIPKTIDNDINFITRSFGFDTAVEKAAEVIQCAHVEATGMDMGVGLVKLMGREAGFIAAQATLAMQEVNFLLVPEQPFSLHGEGGLLQAVEDRLKERKHTIIVCAEGAGQDLLGGEPERDPSGNPKLGDICGLIIRELEGYAESRNFEINIKFIDPSYLIRSIPANAGDRVYCGFLGQNAVHAAMAGKTDMVITRLKSSMVHLPLHLVAAERRRININSDWWSSVMEATGQREFLK